One window of Lawsonibacter asaccharolyticus genomic DNA carries:
- a CDS encoding magnesium transporter, which produces MQNKKCLERCLELIRDKRYRELSAILAEQNPVDLADLLEGLPQEQGALAFRTLPKEQAAEVFSNLPPDTQQMIVVSLPDRELAGILEELAMDDTVDLLEELPAGVVKRVLKNARPETRRLINQFLKYPEQSVGSIMTAEFIDLKGTMTAAEAIRRIRRLGGDCESIYTCYVTDGRRVLDGVVTLRELLLAPDNAPVRTLMEPNVITVRTTDDQELAVRALMRYDFLSLPVVDQEDRLVGVVTVDDVMDVMEEEATEDFQRMAAMAPSEKSYLKTGVFALAKNRILWLLVLMISGMITGGILGRYEAAFSVMPLLVTFIPMLTDTGGNAGSQSSTLVIRGMAVGDISLSDFPKVLWKELRVSLLVGAVLSLVNLVRLLLSYPGNELVCVTVTLSLFATVVLAKTIGGALPMLAKLVRADPAIMAAPLITTIVDALSLVLYFTIASRLLHL; this is translated from the coding sequence ATGCAGAACAAGAAATGTTTGGAGCGCTGCCTGGAGCTGATCCGGGACAAGCGCTACCGTGAGCTCTCTGCCATTCTGGCGGAGCAGAACCCGGTGGATCTGGCCGATCTTCTGGAGGGCCTGCCCCAGGAACAGGGCGCGCTGGCCTTCCGCACGCTGCCCAAGGAGCAGGCGGCGGAGGTCTTTTCCAATCTCCCCCCTGACACCCAGCAGATGATCGTCGTCTCCCTCCCCGACCGGGAGCTGGCCGGCATCCTGGAGGAGCTGGCTATGGACGACACGGTGGATCTGCTGGAGGAGCTGCCCGCCGGCGTGGTCAAGCGGGTGCTGAAAAACGCCCGGCCCGAGACCCGCAGGCTCATCAACCAGTTCCTCAAATATCCGGAGCAGTCGGTGGGCAGCATCATGACCGCGGAATTCATCGACCTGAAAGGGACCATGACCGCGGCCGAGGCCATCCGCCGGATCCGCCGCCTGGGGGGAGACTGCGAATCCATCTACACCTGCTATGTCACCGACGGCCGCCGGGTGCTGGACGGTGTAGTCACCCTGCGGGAGCTGCTGCTGGCCCCCGACAACGCCCCCGTCCGGACGCTGATGGAGCCCAACGTGATCACCGTCCGCACCACCGACGACCAGGAACTGGCCGTCCGGGCCCTGATGCGGTACGACTTTCTCTCCCTGCCGGTGGTGGACCAGGAGGACCGGCTGGTCGGGGTGGTCACGGTGGACGACGTGATGGATGTGATGGAGGAGGAGGCCACTGAGGACTTTCAGCGCATGGCTGCTATGGCCCCCTCGGAAAAGTCCTATCTCAAGACCGGCGTGTTCGCCCTGGCCAAAAACCGCATCCTGTGGCTGCTGGTGCTGATGATCTCCGGCATGATCACCGGCGGCATCCTGGGTCGCTATGAGGCCGCCTTCTCGGTGATGCCCCTGCTGGTCACCTTTATCCCCATGCTCACCGACACCGGCGGGAACGCCGGCAGCCAGAGCAGCACCCTGGTCATCCGCGGCATGGCGGTGGGGGACATCTCCCTGTCCGACTTCCCCAAGGTGCTCTGGAAGGAGCTGAGGGTCAGCCTGCTGGTGGGCGCGGTCCTCTCCCTGGTCAACCTGGTCCGCCTGCTCCTCTCCTACCCGGGAAACGAGCTGGTGTGCGTCACAGTCACCCTGTCCCTGTTCGCTACGGTGGTCCTGGCCAAGACCATCGGCGGAGCTCTGCCCATGCTGGCCAAGCTGGTGCGGGCCGACCCCGCCATCATGGCCGCCCCTCTGATCACCACCATCGTGGACGCCCTTTCCCTGGTCCTCTACTTCACCATTGCCAGCCGGCTTCTCCACCTGTGA